From a single Brassica rapa cultivar Chiifu-401-42 chromosome A01, CAAS_Brap_v3.01, whole genome shotgun sequence genomic region:
- the LOC103828211 gene encoding uncharacterized protein LOC103828211 isoform X1: MDHSDESLPPLPLPPRMFALGEEPEGVRVTPYHKPTSIRKILNALGPDEVRRIKETPFGKLVEIADKPPYSGRFGRFLISRQLKVGKKNEVWFIFAGKPVRFSIREFALVTGLNCRNFPPRTKKKSSKNLIEKPYWGELFGSMREVPVSYVISMLKKKTVADTETRIKYALLALLSAVILPTSHNPKILEQHAEKIKDIDQFLAYPWGRVSFEMLISSIKERDEVSLSQKTIALKGFVLSIQLVLIEATPSLTRVVQSGSSSGSELDCEDDDDFVDDDTERKKCINPARVRDIDSSSKTHVVSIISDGVELDNVEDENHIPGDEEDILVANLEKCIHDGFSFRKSHFLGGATLADVIRMREEAAKENNTRKKNKRSVNANSADAADPDYVVSILKSSLSADLCRMEEEIKNLGQMFTKSQSQMRSYIQDMFDTFQRNISNMIPTPSSGRHADPPHAQQAETTFSREKTTTEPNPGAPPNVPVANASHKRNKSTGRTGHFDPCGSIQDAIHFADHVAPLSGDVSLEEKVIINIITPIVVPLGLRIHICFQVNMGDASLNEEGSPEKCNDGNNDLNPREEQVHPAYSSADGEAREAEEEDPEDAVDMINSPPLTQPAPLDLTEHANITTAGTGGSHAESAKVTSSTSSDSNPPTPNVIPQPSSCLDNAQSNLAFPKPTFSLGLTQEERYLSKTDLVDADESLEEGASISLNDDQEPFPANRKSKRQKVVPRSLVGDYQCDKRFLTRAWEAHVNAIHRGPVIDYAAKAAALAEKLQKEFVIDVSGQSLDSSDLSAILARSSHLTAKVFLQSLSFLSDHWVSCHLFVHWTFYFQVMDVLIHHTRSLIEALSEERQPSSVVLLDTKFVSLLSETFVKFSKCAKKESYRFPAALLQYLCVGCPITEATRIYFPFNFDKKHWVGVCLDCSLSKVVVLDCNTSLRTDGMINKEIRPISEMFPFLLRRAARQVFSKNPKALTIERPRIVPQNHTHFDSGFTSILLIQAHAVAGLDLCKCITPDVLDVEAQKTAVIVYEENVGVL; this comes from the exons ATGGATCACAGCGATGAATCTCTTCCTCCACTACCACTTCCTCCCCGAATGTTTGCGTTAGGGGAAGAACCCGAGGGAGTTAGGGTTACACCTTACCACAAACCCACATCCATTCGAAAAATCCTCAACGCACTCGGCCCTGATGAAGTCCGGAGGATTAAGGAGACCCCGTTTGGAAAGCTTGTCGAAATCGCAGATAAACCCCCATACTCCGGTCGGTTTGGCCGTTTTCTTATATCAAGACAGTTGAAAGTGGGCAAGAAGAACGAAGTCTGGTTTATATTTGCTGGCAAACCCGTAAGATTCTCAATTAGAGAATTTGCTCTAGTCACAGGGCTCAATTGTCGAAACTTCCCGCCGCGTACAAAGAAAAAGAGCTCGAAGAACCTAATAGAGAAGCCTTATTGGGGAGAGCTATTTGGCTCTATGAGGGAAGTCCCTGTCAGTTATGTCATTAGCATGCTAAAGAAGAAGACGGTTGCTGATACAGAAACGAGGATCAAGTATGCCCTGCTTGCTTTGTTGTCAGCCGTCATTCTACCGACATCGCATAATCCTAAAATTTTGGAACAACACGCGGAGAAGATAAAAGATATCGATCAGTTTCTTGCTTACCCGTGGGGCCGTGTTTCATTTGAAATGCTCATTAGTAGTATAAAAGAGAGGGATGAAGTCTCACTCTCACAGAAAACAATTGCACTTAAAGGGTTTGTTCTATCGATACAACTTGTTCTGATAGAAGCAACTCCTTCACTTACACGAGTAGTGCAAAGTGGGAGTTCCTCCGGTTCcgaacttgattgtgaagacgACGATGACTTTGTGGACGATGATACCGAGAGAAAGAAATGTATCAATCCGGCGCGTGTACGTGATATTGATTCATCTTCGAAG ACGCATGTTGTTTCCATTATTTCTGATGGCGTGGAACTCGACAATGTCGAGGACGAAAACCACATTCCTGGAGATGAGGAGGATATACTTGTGGCAAACTTGGAGAAGTGTATTCACGATGGTTTCTCATTCCGGAAGTCCCATTTTCTCGGTGGTGCGACCCTCGCTGATGTCATCCGAATGCGCGAAGAAGCCGCAAAAGAAAACAACACCCGTAAAAAGAACAAGCGGAGTGTGAATGCTAATAGTGCCGACGCTGCTGACCCTGATTATGTTGTCTCCATATTGAAAAGTAGTCTATCTGCGGACCTGTGTCGTATGGAGGAAGAAATTAAAAACCTTGGTCAGATGTTTACGAAATCGCAAAGTCAAATGCGGTCTTACATACAAGACATGTTTGACACATTTCAGAGGAACATTAGTAATATGATTCCTACCCCGTCCTCTGGGAGACACGCTGATCCTCCGCATGCCCAGCAAGCAGAGACCACTTTCAGCAGAGAGAAGACAACCACGGAGCCCAACCCCGGCGCACCACCTAATGTTCCCGTAGCAAATGCGTCGCACAAAAGGAACAAGTCAACGGGACGGACCGGTCATTTTGATCCATGTGGCAGCATACAGGACGCTATTCATTTTGCAGACCACGTGGCCCCACTGTCCGGAGATGTAAGCCTGGAAGAAAAAGTCATTATCAACATCATTACCCCTATCGTTGTTCCACTTGGCTTACGCATACATATTTGTTTTCAGGTTAATATGGGCGATGCCTCTCTAAACGAGGAAGGTAGCCCCGAAAAATGCAATGATGGTAATAACGATCTTAATCCTAGAGAGGAGCAG GTCCATCCCGCTTATTCATCTGCTGACGGAGAAGCTCGGGAGGCTGAGGAAGAGGATCCTGAAGATGCGGTGGACATGATCAACAGTCCACCCTTGACGCAACCTGCACCATTGGATTTGACG GAACATGCTAACATCACCACAGCGGGGACGGGTGGAAGTCATGCAGAAAGTGCCAAAGTAACGTCATCTACTTCTTCCGACAGCAACCCACCAACTCCCAATGTCATCCCTCAACCGAGTTCCTGTTTG GATAATGCACAGTCTAATTTGGCCTTCCCAAAGCCTACATTCTCGCTAGGACTAACACAAGAAGAACGTTACCTTAGTAAAACAGATCTGGTGGACGCTGATGAATCATTGGAAGAGGGTGCATCCATTTCTCTCAATGACGACCAAGAACCGTTTCCAGCAAACAGGAAAAGCAAGAGACAGAAAGTTGTGCCCCGTAGCCTCGTCGGAGACTATCAGTGCGATAAACGATTCCTCACCCGAGCTTGGGAGGCCCATGTTAACGCTATACATCGTGGCCCGGTAATTGACTATGCGGCTAAAGCTGCTGCTCTGGCCGAAAAGCTCCAAAAAGAATT TGTCATCGACGTTAGTGGACAAAGTTTAGACAGCAGTGACCTGTCTGCAATTCTTGCGAGATCTTCTCACTTAACTGCCAAGGTATTTTTACAGTCTCTGTCGTTTTTAAGTGACCACTGGGTTTCATGTCACCTCTTTGTGCACTGGACCTTTTATTTTCAGGTGATGGATGTTCTCATCCATCATACTCGATCCTTGATAGAAGCACTATCCGAAGAGCGTCAACCCAGCAGCGTTGTTTTACTGGACACGAAGTTTGTTTCCCTACTGTCAGAGACTTTCGTCAAGTTCTCCAAGTGTGCTAAGAAAGAAAGCTATCGGTTCCCAGCGGCTTTGCTTCAATACCTTTGTGTCGGTTGCCCTATCACCGAAGCTACTCGCATATACTTCCCTTTCAATTTCGACAAAAAGCATTGGGTAGGTGTCTGTCTCGACTGCTCCCTTTCAAAGGTTGTAGTGTTAGACTGCAACACTTCTCTCAGGACAGACGGCATGATCAACAAAGAAATCCGACCCATTTCCGAAATGTTTCCCTTCCTTCTCAGGC
- the LOC103874619 gene encoding BTB/POZ domain-containing protein SETH6, giving the protein MGVVTVPESKQSVSGKKAFRPSSSIRHTPQWPVSDVTSDLTIEVGSASFSLHKFPLVSRSGRIRKLLLESKDTKNTYHLNLPGVPGGSEAFELAAKFCYGVVLQFTSANIASLRCVAHYLEMTEELSEKNLEVRTEAYLKDSILNDISNSITVLHSIEKLLPVAEEISLVGRLVNAIAVNACKEQLVSGLLKLDQKFERLAPETEKPSDWWGRSLLILKLDFFQRVVSAMKSKGLNHEIISDILMSYARKSLQIIREPSLVKGSVILDSDPQKKQRIVLEVIVGLLPTQANKNSIPVSFLSTLLKTAIGSGTSVSCRSDLERRISHQLDQAILEDILIPANVGGAMYDTDSVQRIFSMFLNLDECDYEDDDDGDVVDESEMAMYDFEGPESPKQSSIFKVSKLMDSYLAEVALDSNLPPLKFIALAELLPDHARVVCDCLYRAIDIFLKVHPNMKDSERYRLCKTISCQKLSQDASSHAAQNERLPIQIAVQVLFYEQTRLKNTMTSGGGGSGACGSSQSQFFLFPGQFPNRSGSGMASGAISPRDNYASVRRENRELRLEVARMRMRLTDLEKDHVSMKREFVKPSRRTRYGLFRKLSRGLNKLNAIMLRFRRSQSVAGNGKHTEEKTNSEKRFMFQKRRCHSVS; this is encoded by the exons ATGGGTGTTGTTACTGTTCCTGAGTCAAAGCAAAGTGTCTCTGGCAAAAAAGCATTTCGCCCAAGTTCAAGCATCAGACACACTCCTCAATG GCCGGTCTCGGACGTTACGAGTGACTTGACCATAGAAGTCGGCTCTGCAAGTTTTTCACTTCATAAG tttcctCTCGTCTCTCGGAGTGGAAGAATCAGGAAGCTCCTTCTTGAATCAAAAGACACGAAGAACACTTACCACCTCAACCTACCCGGAGTTCCCGGCGGGTCAGAGGCCTTTGAGCTCGCAGCGAAATTCTGCTACGGCGTCGTTCTACAGTTCACGTCGGCAAACATCGCGTCCTTGCGATGCGTGGCTCATTACCTGGAAATGACGGAGGAGTTATCAGAGAAGAATCTTGAGGTGAGAACAGAGGCTTACCTGAAAGACTCGATCCTTAACGACATCTCTAACTCCATCACTGTTCTTCACTCTATCGAGAAGCTACTACCTGTAGCTGAAGAGATTAGTCTTGTCGGAAGGCTCGTGAACGCCATCGCTGTGAACGCTTGTAAAGAACAGCTCGTCTCTGGTTTGCTCAAGCTTGATCAGAAGTTTGAGAGGTTGGCCCCGGAGACGGAGAAACCTTCTGATTGGTGGGGAAGGTCTCTGCTCATCCTCAAGCTCGATTTCTTCCAGAGAGTTGTCTCCGCCATGAAGTCCAAAGGTCTGAATCATGAGATCATCAGCGATATACTGATGAGCTACGCTCGTAAGTCACTGCAGATCATCAGAGAACCGAGTCTCGTCAAAGGAAGTGTGATTCTTGATTCGGATCCGCAGAAGAAACAAAGAATCGTCCTCGAAGTGATCGTTGGTCTCCTCCCGACACAAGCCAACAAGAACTCGATACCTGTCTCGTTCCTATCCACCTTGTTGAAGACAGCCATAGGATCCGGAACCTCTGTCTCCTGTCGATCGGATCTGGAGAGAAGGATAAGCCACCAGCTGGACCAAGCGATTCTCGAAGACATCTTGATTCCTGCGAACGTCGGCGGCGCCATGTACGACACTGACTCGGTGCAACGAATCTTCTCCATGTTTCTGAATCTTGACGAGTGCGACTacgaagacgacgacgacggagatGTGGTGGACGAGAGCGAGATGGCTATGTACGATTTCGAGGGGCCTGAGTCTCCGAAACAGAGCTCTATCTTCAAGGTCTCCAAGCTAATGGATAGTTATCTAGCTGAGGTGGCTCTCGACTCCAACCTCCCTCCTTTGAAGTTCATAGCTCTCGCTGAGCTTCTCCCGGACCATGCCCGCGTCGTCTGCGATTGTCTTTACCGAGCCATTGATATATTTCTTAAG GTTCATCCGAACATGAAAGATTCAGAGCGTTACCGTCTCTGCAAGACAATTAGCTGTCAGAAACTGTCTCAAGACGCAAGCAGCCATGCGGCACAGAACGAGAGACTTCCTATCCAGATAGCTGTTCAAGTCCTGTTCTACGAACAGACGCGGCTCAAGAACACGATGAccagtggtggtggtggtagtgGTGCATGTGGTTCGAGTCAGAGCCAGTTCTTCTTGTTCCCGGGACAGTTTCCCAACCGTTCAGGAAGCGGGATGGCAAGCGGGGCGATTTCGCCCCGGGACAACTACGCATCCGTGAGAAGAGAGAACAGAGAGCTTAGGCTCGAGGTTGCGAGGATGAGGATGAGGCTGACTGATCTCGAGAAGGATCATGTTTCGATGAAGAGAGAATTCGTGAAGCCGAGCAGAAGAACACGTTATGGACTGTTTAGGAAGCTCTCTAGAGGTCTGAACAAGTTGAACGCAATCATGTTGAGATTTAGAAGAAGCCAAAGTGTTGCCGGTAATGGTAAACATACCGAGGAGAAGACAAACTCGGAGAAACGCTTCATGTTTCAGAAGAGAAGGTGTCACTCTGTTTCTTGA
- the LOC103828211 gene encoding uncharacterized protein LOC103828211 isoform X2 yields MDHSDESLPPLPLPPRMFALGEEPEGVRVTPYHKPTSIRKILNALGPDEVRRIKETPFGKLVEIADKPPYSGRFGRFLISRQLKVGKKNEVWFIFAGKPVRFSIREFALVTGLNCRNFPPRTKKKSSKNLIEKPYWGELFGSMREVPVSYVISMLKKKTVADTETRIKYALLALLSAVILPTSHNPKILEQHAEKIKDIDQFLAYPWGRVSFEMLISSIKERDEVSLSQKTIALKGFVLSIQLVLIEATPSLTRVVQSGSSSGSELDCEDDDDFVDDDTERKKCINPARVRDIDSSSKTHVVSIISDGVELDNVEDENHIPGDEEDILVANLEKCIHDGFSFRKSHFLGGATLADVIRMREEAAKENNTRKKNKRSVNANSADAADPDYVVSILKSSLSADLCRMEEEIKNLGQMFTKSQSQMRSYIQDMFDTFQRNISNMIPTPSSGRHADPPHAQQAETTFSREKTTTEPNPGAPPNVPVANASHKRNKSTGRTGHFDPCGSIQDAIHFADHVAPLSGDVSLEEKVIINIITPIVVPLGLRIHICFQVNMGDASLNEEGSPEKCNDGNNDLNPREEQVHPAYSSADGEAREAEEEDPEDAVDMINSPPLTQPAPLDLTEHANITTAGTGGSHAESAKVTSSTSSDSNPPTPNVIPQPSSCLDNAQSNLAFPKPTFSLGLTQEERYLSKTDLVDADESLEEGASISLNDDQEPFPANRKSKRQKVVPRSLVGDYQCDKRFLTRAWEAHVNAIHRGPVIDYAAKAAALAEKLQKEFVIDVSGQSLDSSDLSAILARSSHLTAKVMDVLIHHTRSLIEALSEERQPSSVVLLDTKFVSLLSETFVKFSKCAKKESYRFPAALLQYLCVGCPITEATRIYFPFNFDKKHWVGVCLDCSLSKVVVLDCNTSLRTDGMINKEIRPISEMFPFLLRRAARQVFSKNPKALTIERPRIVPQNHTHFDSGFTSILLIQAHAVAGLDLCKCITPDVLDVEAQKTAVIVYEENVGVL; encoded by the exons ATGGATCACAGCGATGAATCTCTTCCTCCACTACCACTTCCTCCCCGAATGTTTGCGTTAGGGGAAGAACCCGAGGGAGTTAGGGTTACACCTTACCACAAACCCACATCCATTCGAAAAATCCTCAACGCACTCGGCCCTGATGAAGTCCGGAGGATTAAGGAGACCCCGTTTGGAAAGCTTGTCGAAATCGCAGATAAACCCCCATACTCCGGTCGGTTTGGCCGTTTTCTTATATCAAGACAGTTGAAAGTGGGCAAGAAGAACGAAGTCTGGTTTATATTTGCTGGCAAACCCGTAAGATTCTCAATTAGAGAATTTGCTCTAGTCACAGGGCTCAATTGTCGAAACTTCCCGCCGCGTACAAAGAAAAAGAGCTCGAAGAACCTAATAGAGAAGCCTTATTGGGGAGAGCTATTTGGCTCTATGAGGGAAGTCCCTGTCAGTTATGTCATTAGCATGCTAAAGAAGAAGACGGTTGCTGATACAGAAACGAGGATCAAGTATGCCCTGCTTGCTTTGTTGTCAGCCGTCATTCTACCGACATCGCATAATCCTAAAATTTTGGAACAACACGCGGAGAAGATAAAAGATATCGATCAGTTTCTTGCTTACCCGTGGGGCCGTGTTTCATTTGAAATGCTCATTAGTAGTATAAAAGAGAGGGATGAAGTCTCACTCTCACAGAAAACAATTGCACTTAAAGGGTTTGTTCTATCGATACAACTTGTTCTGATAGAAGCAACTCCTTCACTTACACGAGTAGTGCAAAGTGGGAGTTCCTCCGGTTCcgaacttgattgtgaagacgACGATGACTTTGTGGACGATGATACCGAGAGAAAGAAATGTATCAATCCGGCGCGTGTACGTGATATTGATTCATCTTCGAAG ACGCATGTTGTTTCCATTATTTCTGATGGCGTGGAACTCGACAATGTCGAGGACGAAAACCACATTCCTGGAGATGAGGAGGATATACTTGTGGCAAACTTGGAGAAGTGTATTCACGATGGTTTCTCATTCCGGAAGTCCCATTTTCTCGGTGGTGCGACCCTCGCTGATGTCATCCGAATGCGCGAAGAAGCCGCAAAAGAAAACAACACCCGTAAAAAGAACAAGCGGAGTGTGAATGCTAATAGTGCCGACGCTGCTGACCCTGATTATGTTGTCTCCATATTGAAAAGTAGTCTATCTGCGGACCTGTGTCGTATGGAGGAAGAAATTAAAAACCTTGGTCAGATGTTTACGAAATCGCAAAGTCAAATGCGGTCTTACATACAAGACATGTTTGACACATTTCAGAGGAACATTAGTAATATGATTCCTACCCCGTCCTCTGGGAGACACGCTGATCCTCCGCATGCCCAGCAAGCAGAGACCACTTTCAGCAGAGAGAAGACAACCACGGAGCCCAACCCCGGCGCACCACCTAATGTTCCCGTAGCAAATGCGTCGCACAAAAGGAACAAGTCAACGGGACGGACCGGTCATTTTGATCCATGTGGCAGCATACAGGACGCTATTCATTTTGCAGACCACGTGGCCCCACTGTCCGGAGATGTAAGCCTGGAAGAAAAAGTCATTATCAACATCATTACCCCTATCGTTGTTCCACTTGGCTTACGCATACATATTTGTTTTCAGGTTAATATGGGCGATGCCTCTCTAAACGAGGAAGGTAGCCCCGAAAAATGCAATGATGGTAATAACGATCTTAATCCTAGAGAGGAGCAG GTCCATCCCGCTTATTCATCTGCTGACGGAGAAGCTCGGGAGGCTGAGGAAGAGGATCCTGAAGATGCGGTGGACATGATCAACAGTCCACCCTTGACGCAACCTGCACCATTGGATTTGACG GAACATGCTAACATCACCACAGCGGGGACGGGTGGAAGTCATGCAGAAAGTGCCAAAGTAACGTCATCTACTTCTTCCGACAGCAACCCACCAACTCCCAATGTCATCCCTCAACCGAGTTCCTGTTTG GATAATGCACAGTCTAATTTGGCCTTCCCAAAGCCTACATTCTCGCTAGGACTAACACAAGAAGAACGTTACCTTAGTAAAACAGATCTGGTGGACGCTGATGAATCATTGGAAGAGGGTGCATCCATTTCTCTCAATGACGACCAAGAACCGTTTCCAGCAAACAGGAAAAGCAAGAGACAGAAAGTTGTGCCCCGTAGCCTCGTCGGAGACTATCAGTGCGATAAACGATTCCTCACCCGAGCTTGGGAGGCCCATGTTAACGCTATACATCGTGGCCCGGTAATTGACTATGCGGCTAAAGCTGCTGCTCTGGCCGAAAAGCTCCAAAAAGAATT TGTCATCGACGTTAGTGGACAAAGTTTAGACAGCAGTGACCTGTCTGCAATTCTTGCGAGATCTTCTCACTTAACTGCCAAG GTGATGGATGTTCTCATCCATCATACTCGATCCTTGATAGAAGCACTATCCGAAGAGCGTCAACCCAGCAGCGTTGTTTTACTGGACACGAAGTTTGTTTCCCTACTGTCAGAGACTTTCGTCAAGTTCTCCAAGTGTGCTAAGAAAGAAAGCTATCGGTTCCCAGCGGCTTTGCTTCAATACCTTTGTGTCGGTTGCCCTATCACCGAAGCTACTCGCATATACTTCCCTTTCAATTTCGACAAAAAGCATTGGGTAGGTGTCTGTCTCGACTGCTCCCTTTCAAAGGTTGTAGTGTTAGACTGCAACACTTCTCTCAGGACAGACGGCATGATCAACAAAGAAATCCGACCCATTTCCGAAATGTTTCCCTTCCTTCTCAGGC
- the LOC103828211 gene encoding uncharacterized protein LOC103828211 isoform X3, with product MDHSDESLPPLPLPPRMFALGEEPEGVRVTPYHKPTSIRKILNALGPDEVRRIKETPFGKLVEIADKPPYSGRFGRFLISRQLKVGKKNEVWFIFAGKPVRFSIREFALVTGLNCRNFPPRTKKKSSKNLIEKPYWGELFGSMREVPVSYVISMLKKKTVADTETRIKYALLALLSAVILPTSHNPKILEQHAEKIKDIDQFLAYPWGRVSFEMLISSIKERDEVSLSQKTIALKGFVLSIQLVLIEATPSLTRVVQSGSSSGSELDCEDDDDFVDDDTERKKCINPARVRDIDSSSKTHVVSIISDGVELDNVEDENHIPGDEEDILVANLEKCIHDGFSFRKSHFLGGATLADVIRMREEAAKENNTRKKNKRSVNANSADAADPDYVVSILKSSLSADLCRMEEEIKNLGQMFTKSQSQMRSYIQDMFDTFQRNISNMIPTPSSGRHADPPHAQQAETTFSREKTTTEPNPGAPPNVPVANASHKRNKSTGRTGHFDPCGSIQDAIHFADHVAPLSGDVNMGDASLNEEGSPEKCNDGNNDLNPREEQVHPAYSSADGEAREAEEEDPEDAVDMINSPPLTQPAPLDLTEHANITTAGTGGSHAESAKVTSSTSSDSNPPTPNVIPQPSSCLDNAQSNLAFPKPTFSLGLTQEERYLSKTDLVDADESLEEGASISLNDDQEPFPANRKSKRQKVVPRSLVGDYQCDKRFLTRAWEAHVNAIHRGPVIDYAAKAAALAEKLQKEFVIDVSGQSLDSSDLSAILARSSHLTAKVFLQSLSFLSDHWVSCHLFVHWTFYFQVMDVLIHHTRSLIEALSEERQPSSVVLLDTKFVSLLSETFVKFSKCAKKESYRFPAALLQYLCVGCPITEATRIYFPFNFDKKHWVGVCLDCSLSKVVVLDCNTSLRTDGMINKEIRPISEMFPFLLRRAARQVFSKNPKALTIERPRIVPQNHTHFDSGFTSILLIQAHAVAGLDLCKCITPDVLDVEAQKTAVIVYEENVGVL from the exons ATGGATCACAGCGATGAATCTCTTCCTCCACTACCACTTCCTCCCCGAATGTTTGCGTTAGGGGAAGAACCCGAGGGAGTTAGGGTTACACCTTACCACAAACCCACATCCATTCGAAAAATCCTCAACGCACTCGGCCCTGATGAAGTCCGGAGGATTAAGGAGACCCCGTTTGGAAAGCTTGTCGAAATCGCAGATAAACCCCCATACTCCGGTCGGTTTGGCCGTTTTCTTATATCAAGACAGTTGAAAGTGGGCAAGAAGAACGAAGTCTGGTTTATATTTGCTGGCAAACCCGTAAGATTCTCAATTAGAGAATTTGCTCTAGTCACAGGGCTCAATTGTCGAAACTTCCCGCCGCGTACAAAGAAAAAGAGCTCGAAGAACCTAATAGAGAAGCCTTATTGGGGAGAGCTATTTGGCTCTATGAGGGAAGTCCCTGTCAGTTATGTCATTAGCATGCTAAAGAAGAAGACGGTTGCTGATACAGAAACGAGGATCAAGTATGCCCTGCTTGCTTTGTTGTCAGCCGTCATTCTACCGACATCGCATAATCCTAAAATTTTGGAACAACACGCGGAGAAGATAAAAGATATCGATCAGTTTCTTGCTTACCCGTGGGGCCGTGTTTCATTTGAAATGCTCATTAGTAGTATAAAAGAGAGGGATGAAGTCTCACTCTCACAGAAAACAATTGCACTTAAAGGGTTTGTTCTATCGATACAACTTGTTCTGATAGAAGCAACTCCTTCACTTACACGAGTAGTGCAAAGTGGGAGTTCCTCCGGTTCcgaacttgattgtgaagacgACGATGACTTTGTGGACGATGATACCGAGAGAAAGAAATGTATCAATCCGGCGCGTGTACGTGATATTGATTCATCTTCGAAG ACGCATGTTGTTTCCATTATTTCTGATGGCGTGGAACTCGACAATGTCGAGGACGAAAACCACATTCCTGGAGATGAGGAGGATATACTTGTGGCAAACTTGGAGAAGTGTATTCACGATGGTTTCTCATTCCGGAAGTCCCATTTTCTCGGTGGTGCGACCCTCGCTGATGTCATCCGAATGCGCGAAGAAGCCGCAAAAGAAAACAACACCCGTAAAAAGAACAAGCGGAGTGTGAATGCTAATAGTGCCGACGCTGCTGACCCTGATTATGTTGTCTCCATATTGAAAAGTAGTCTATCTGCGGACCTGTGTCGTATGGAGGAAGAAATTAAAAACCTTGGTCAGATGTTTACGAAATCGCAAAGTCAAATGCGGTCTTACATACAAGACATGTTTGACACATTTCAGAGGAACATTAGTAATATGATTCCTACCCCGTCCTCTGGGAGACACGCTGATCCTCCGCATGCCCAGCAAGCAGAGACCACTTTCAGCAGAGAGAAGACAACCACGGAGCCCAACCCCGGCGCACCACCTAATGTTCCCGTAGCAAATGCGTCGCACAAAAGGAACAAGTCAACGGGACGGACCGGTCATTTTGATCCATGTGGCAGCATACAGGACGCTATTCATTTTGCAGACCACGTGGCCCCACTGTCCGGAGAT GTTAATATGGGCGATGCCTCTCTAAACGAGGAAGGTAGCCCCGAAAAATGCAATGATGGTAATAACGATCTTAATCCTAGAGAGGAGCAG GTCCATCCCGCTTATTCATCTGCTGACGGAGAAGCTCGGGAGGCTGAGGAAGAGGATCCTGAAGATGCGGTGGACATGATCAACAGTCCACCCTTGACGCAACCTGCACCATTGGATTTGACG GAACATGCTAACATCACCACAGCGGGGACGGGTGGAAGTCATGCAGAAAGTGCCAAAGTAACGTCATCTACTTCTTCCGACAGCAACCCACCAACTCCCAATGTCATCCCTCAACCGAGTTCCTGTTTG GATAATGCACAGTCTAATTTGGCCTTCCCAAAGCCTACATTCTCGCTAGGACTAACACAAGAAGAACGTTACCTTAGTAAAACAGATCTGGTGGACGCTGATGAATCATTGGAAGAGGGTGCATCCATTTCTCTCAATGACGACCAAGAACCGTTTCCAGCAAACAGGAAAAGCAAGAGACAGAAAGTTGTGCCCCGTAGCCTCGTCGGAGACTATCAGTGCGATAAACGATTCCTCACCCGAGCTTGGGAGGCCCATGTTAACGCTATACATCGTGGCCCGGTAATTGACTATGCGGCTAAAGCTGCTGCTCTGGCCGAAAAGCTCCAAAAAGAATT TGTCATCGACGTTAGTGGACAAAGTTTAGACAGCAGTGACCTGTCTGCAATTCTTGCGAGATCTTCTCACTTAACTGCCAAGGTATTTTTACAGTCTCTGTCGTTTTTAAGTGACCACTGGGTTTCATGTCACCTCTTTGTGCACTGGACCTTTTATTTTCAGGTGATGGATGTTCTCATCCATCATACTCGATCCTTGATAGAAGCACTATCCGAAGAGCGTCAACCCAGCAGCGTTGTTTTACTGGACACGAAGTTTGTTTCCCTACTGTCAGAGACTTTCGTCAAGTTCTCCAAGTGTGCTAAGAAAGAAAGCTATCGGTTCCCAGCGGCTTTGCTTCAATACCTTTGTGTCGGTTGCCCTATCACCGAAGCTACTCGCATATACTTCCCTTTCAATTTCGACAAAAAGCATTGGGTAGGTGTCTGTCTCGACTGCTCCCTTTCAAAGGTTGTAGTGTTAGACTGCAACACTTCTCTCAGGACAGACGGCATGATCAACAAAGAAATCCGACCCATTTCCGAAATGTTTCCCTTCCTTCTCAGGC